The DNA segment ATAGCTTGTGTCTGATCGCAGCCATAAAAATTAACCCCTAAACCACTAAGGTGCTTAGCTAATACAGGGATAAACTGCTTCGCATGGCTTTGATGAATAAGCACGGTATCGAGCGCATTACAAACTGTCGGTCGTTGTACTTTGGCATTTTCAATCACTGAAACCGCTTTTTCGAGGTTAGCCTCAGCATCAACGTAGATATGGCAAATACCAATACCGCCCAAGATCACTGGAATAGTGGCTTGCTCGGCGCACAGACGCTGCAAGTTTTGCCCGCCACGCGGCACTATCATATCGACATACTTATCGAGCTTTAATAGCCCTGATACCAAGCTTCTATCAGGGTTATCGATAAGCTGTACGCAATCTTCTGATAAGCCTTGCGATACCATGGCACTACGGATCACTGTGCATAAGGCTTTGTTCGACGCTAGCGTCTCTTTGCCGCCACGCAGAATAACTGCATTACCAGTTTTAAGGGCCAATACTGCGATATCGACGGTGACATTTGGGCGAGCTTCGTAAATAACGCCGATAACCCCGAGTGGCACACGTCTGCGAGATAAGCGCAAGCCATTATCTAACAGGCGACTATCGATTTCGCTACCAACAGGATCGGTCAGACCAATCACGTTATCAATGTCGCTAATCACGCCCATCAATCTTGTTTCATCGAGTAACAAGCGATCGATCATCGCATCAGATAAGCCGTTCGCTTTTGCATCTGCAACATCTTGTTGGTTAGCACTCACTATGTCAGCTTTAGCTGCCGTAAGCTTATCGGCAATACAGCGTAATAGCGCTGACTTCTGTTGACCCGAAAGCGTGGCCAAGGCATAGCTCGCCTGCTTTGCATTTTGGCCTAAAGCCGTTAAATATTCGTCGTTATTCATAACACCACCATGTCGTTGCGGTGAACTACTGCATCACCATAATCGTAGCCTAGTATCTCTTCGATGTTATCAGAGTGCTTACCAGCAATCTTACTGACATCAAGCGAGCCGTATCGACTCATGCCCTTGGCGTAAACCTTACCCTTAGTATCAACAAGTTCTATGGTATCGCCGCGCTGAAATAGCCCGTTAACCTCGATGATCCCTTTAGAGAGCAAGCTTCTGCCTTTCTGGGTTACCGCTGTAATTGCACCAGTATCCAGCACGACTTGACCACGAGCCTTAGGCCCGGCCAGAATCCACTGTTTACGGCTCTCAAGCGGATGCTCAAGCGCAGTAAAATGGGTACCGACAGGCTTTGCGCACACTACATTTTGAATGACATCTTTATGATGTCCCGATGCGATCACCACTTCAACACCTGCACGACGTGCAATATCCGCAGCTTCAAGCTTAGTCGCCATTCCACCCGTACCAAGGCCTGAAACCGCGCCCCCAGCCAACATACGTAGGCTATCATCGATGTTTTGGACTTCGGTGATCAGCTTTGCATCAGGGTTTTTACGCGGGTCGGCGTCAAATAGACCTTTTTGGTCGGTCAATAAGATCAACAAATCTGCATCGCATAGCAGTGCGGCTCTAGCAGACAGATTATCGTTGTCGCCAACTTTAATTTCGGCCGTTGCTACGGCGTCATTTTCATTAATAATTGGGATAATGCCATTGTTAAGCAGCGCATTAAGAGAGTCTCTAGCGTTTAAATAGCGCTCCCTGTCATGCAGATCGGCGCGGGTCAGCAATAGCTGGCCAACGTGCAAACCATAAATACTAAATAACTGAGACCAAGCAAGGATTAGCTGGCTTTGCCCTACCGCAGCGAGCAGCTGTTTACTGGCTATGGTATCGGGTAATTGGGGGTAGCCTAAATGCTCTTTACCCGCAGCGATTGCTCCCGAGGTACACAATACGACCTCAACACCTGCTTTCATCAAGCAAGCCATCTGTCGTGCTAATTCAACCATGTGCGCTTTATCTAACTTTAAGCTGCCAGATGTCAGTACACTTGTTCCCAATTTAACCACTACGCGGCGGTAACTAATCTCACTTAAGTTCATTATTTGCTAACAAAATTACATTGAATAAAACCTTATACCCAATCTAGGTTTGAAATGGTAGTAAGCACCAACAAAGAAACTGAAAAAAAAGCTGAATTAGGGATTTCTCATGGAATTTGCAGCAAATTTAGCAGAATATTGAAATTTAACGCGAGATTTTTTAACAGTCGGTTCTAAATCGCCATAAATAGAAAAGCCACATTGTGTGCAGCTTTTCTATTGTGCAACTCGCATTTATTGAACGCGCCATTCACACTCACAGAACGTGCTAGCCATAAATAAACTTAGCAATGAACAGAGCCGCTAATATCACCACGCCAAAGCTTAAGTCTTTATAGCGGCCACTCATCAACTTGATTACAGCATAAGAGATAAAACCCATCGCAATGCCTGTGGCAATAGAGAATGTTAGCGGCATTAAGATACATACCACAACAACGGGTGCCGCTTCGGTAATATCTTCCCACTCAACATGAACTAGGCCTGACATCATTAAGATCGCCACGTAAAATAGCGTCCCCGCCGTTGCATACGCAGGCACCATTGCCGCTAAAGGCGAAATAAATAGCGAACCGAGAAATAGCAAACCAACCACAACGGCAGTTAATCCAGTGCGCCCGCCCGCACTCACACCTGCGGTACTCTCGATATAGCTAGTCGTGGTTGAGGTTCCCAGCATGGCGCCGGCAATGGTTGCAGTGCTGTCAGCGGTTAATGCACGATTAAGCCTTGGCAAACGGCCTTTATCATCTAAAAAACCACCACGCTGAGCCACTGCCACTAAGGTGCCAGAGGTGTCGAATAGATCGACAAATAAAAAGGCAAATACCACCGACAACATACTAATTTCAAGCACGCCAGAAAGATCCATCTTCATAAAAGTCGGTGCGATTGAAGGAGGCATTGAAACCACACCTTGATACTGCACGTCACCAAATAATAGCCCTAATGCAGTAACAGCAAGAATGCTAACAATGACTGCTGACTTCATACCTCGGTGTACCATGGCGATAATCAAGAAAAAGCCCAAAACAGCCATAACCGCAGGAAACGCAGTTATATCCCCCATAGTCACGAGTGTTGCAGGGCTGGCAACCACAATCCCCGCACTCTTAAGCCCTATCAAAGCCAAGAAAAGACCGATGCCAGCAGCAATACCGATCCGCAGTGACATAGGAATACTATTAACTATCCATTCACGAATACGCACTAAAGACAGCACCAAGAAACAGATCCCCGACAGGAACACCGCACCTAAGGCCGTCTCCCATGAATAACCCATCTCGCCGACTACCGTATAGGTAAAGAAGGCGTTTAATCCCATACCTGGCGCAAGTGCAATGGGGTAATTAGCCACTAAGCCCATCACTAAGCAACCAATTGCTGCTGCTAAACAGGTGGCGACAAACACGGCGCCATGATCCATACCGGCATCGGCCAGCATCATAGGGTTAACGAAAATAATATAAGCCATGGTCAAGAATGTGGTTAAACCCGCCACAACCTCTTGCTTTAGCGTTGTTTGATTTTGTTTTAATTTGAATAGTTTTTCTAACATGGAACTCAGTCCCTTGGTTTTTATTATATTGATTTGTAGGGTGTAACCATTGGTAACTTAAGTAAGACTTTTCTATTTAGCAAACAATCATCATTTGATTCACAGTAAGTTTAAATTAACAAAGTTCGAATACCGATATGCACAAAAATCGTTCAAGATGTACATTTACAAGGGATTATACGGGGCGGTTAGGTCAGAGACCAGTTATTTAAAACACCTGTTCGTTTGTGAGTTGGGCTACTCGGGAGCCCACTGAGTTCAGCTTTAGCGTTTGATTGTTTTGCTGTTGATGACAATTAATAACTGTCGAATTTCTACGATAAGTTAGACTGCGTCTAACAATTAAAGTCACGGCGCTTCGCCCGCCCCCGAATGATTGAAAAAAGCATATCTATAATGTTGTTTTTAAGCCGAGCATGATAATCAGCAAAAGTGGTTCCAATTGCCTGCGGCAGGCGTATGTGCAGACACTTCTGAGACTCGCTACAAGTACGTCCCTGTAAGCTCTGCGATGGCATCCATGCCACCGAAGACCTCAGCCGTATCTACACCGAATTAGAAAAGCACAACCTTTGGAATTTAGGGTTATGGCATAGCCCTAACTCGTTATTGGACATAAATGCGTTAGAACTGAGGCTCAAAATTTGAGTAGTGAGATTAGCAAGTGTATGGTAATCAGGTATAGGATAACGTCCATTTAAGAGACTGATAATTGTTTGCTAAAATGTGCAGCGAAGTGAAACCGAGCAAACAATTATAGCAGTCCCGCTTTAAATTCTTGTTAGCTATACATTTAACCAAGCCAATTTTTAACTGGTTTAACCCACTCTGAAAGAGTCGTGTTTTTCTTAGTTTGAAGCTGTTTATAAATCCCTTATAAAACCTACTGTTGTAGGTTTTGTGGTTGTCCATCACTGTTTGCTACAGTTAGTCACCATTTGGTAGCAGAAGAAGATGAATAATAAACAGATACAGGCATTTATTAAAACAGGTGAGCTAACACGTAAATCGAGCTGGCTGAGAACGGAAAAAAATGCCCTACTCTCAGCTTGTTTTATCTGTGACTAACAGCCCTTTGGAAATATCCAAACTTCAACCGCGCCATCTTTACTGCCAAAGTCATCAGCTGATGAACTAGGGTTTGAAAGTGCAGTGTCTTGAGTGGGTGCGCTATTACAGGTTGTGGCAGGGATGACTGACCAGCTTCCGCCACCGGCTCCTGCTCCATCATCGCCAGCACCACCGCCACCATAACCACCTCCGCCGCCACCGCCGCCAGAAGCGCTAAAGCTATCATCTGCATTGCCGCCCCTGCCGTCTGAACCGACCCCAGGATCGCCATTTACCCACTCACTATTAAGCCCTAAAAATGCTTGTCCGCCTTGACCACCAATGCCATTTTTGCCGTCATTGGCGCCACTTCCACCATTCCCCCATTCATCCGTGCTGCCACCGTCGGCTACACCGATAATGGCTTGGCCTACGCCAATGGTTCCCTGACCGATGATTGATGAGGCTGCAACGCCACCAGCACCGCCATCTGTACCATCGTTAAGCCATCCAGAAGAGTCACCACCGCCGCCACCGCCAGCAATAAGTATGATATCGTCTTCAAGTGAAGCAGGGCTACTTTCTGCAATCATGACCAGTGTCGAAGAGCCTCCGTCACCATCGATATTACTCAGTGTGCCTTTTTCACCGATGAAGAAATTGAATGATGTTTGCCCATAATCGTCTAGGAAATGAGATAACGTCGTGACTGTTGATGCAAAACCGCTCTTACCACCATCCCCCCCAGAGGTCCAGAGTCCACCACTAGAGCCAATGCCACCTTCTCCCCCCCAGGCTAAAATGGCCATGGGAGTGTCGTTGTCCAGAGTTGCATCAAAGGATGAGCTAACCTGGCTGAAGATATCGACAAGATTAACAGACATAACCAGCTCTGAAGTATCTTTTGCTTCACAGCTTGTTATTGACGTGCCACCATCAAGACCACCAGACTCGGTGGTACAAACTTCTTTATCAACGGCTGGCAGTAAACATTTATAGACGGTGTTGCCATCATCGGTAACATCCTGCTTAACAGAATCGCACGGGTCAGACTCGGCAACCGCGGTTGAATTACAAAAGCCAACAGAGGTGATATCACAAATGCCTCCGTCGACCCATGTCGCGCCAACGAGGTTGGCGTTATCAAAATCTGTATCCGTGACAGTCGCTTTATCAAGGTCCGCAGGGGATAATTGAGCGCTGGAAAAAGAAGCCCCACTTAGATTGGCATTACTGAGATCTGCATACGTCATTTCCGAACCACGAAAATCACCGTTGCTCATATCGGCGCCACTAAAGTTGGTTCCAGTGAGCGTTGATTCAAAAAGGTCGACATTGGTTAATATGGCATCACTTAAATCAGCGCCGGAAAGATCAGCAAATGTGAGTGTTGCATTATCCAAGTCTGCGCCTGACAAATCACAATTCTTGCATGCGTTGGTGGAAATAAGCGTAGTCACATTATCATCTGCAGTGTCTGCATAAGCTGGGCTTATCAGGATATTGCCAATGGTACTCAGTAGTTTGGAAACAATCGAATAATTAACGCTATTAGCTTCTAGCTGCGAACCACTATCAGGCGTCGTCACCAAGAAGGTAGTATCAGTACTATCTACATGCTGACCATGGGTCAGTACCAGCTGATATTCCCCAGCAGGAATTACTGCCGATGCGCATTCATCATTGGCTGTAACGCTAAGTACTTCATCGCCACTGCTATTATTAAGCACCATAGAGTGATTTGAATTGCTGTTACCATCTTCATAGCAAAATGTATGCTTGAGGGGACGCGAATATTGGTAGGGGATGATGTCAGAGCCTGACTCGCCATTAGAGTCACCCTCTACAGTTGCCGAAGGTGGCTCGAGAAATAAAGCAACGGTACCTTGTTCAGGGTTGGCACGTAAGCGACTATTATTGGCAAAGTCCTTTTCGGTTAAAAGGTCTGACTGTATTTGAGTATCATTGTCGTCGCTTTCACAAGCTGTCACGAAAGTGAGAGAGAATGTTAACGCTAACAACACGTTAAAGTTGCTGCGGTAATCATTGATAGTCTGCACGTTATTTTCCTTATAATGGAACAGATTTTTCTGAAATAGTAATAATGGGCTATCCCAAGCCTCTGAACGCGCAAGGCGTCATTATCCTTTATGATAGTGAATTAGAGTGTTGTTTGAGTCAACCGCTCATAAGAATAAGCAATCGATTGCATTTCGTGTCCTACTTGATGTATTCACAAGCATCTATAGCAACACTCTGCCACCCGTATTAAATCAATAAATATATCTAAAATATAACTAAGCCCCCCATATTAAATCACCAGTAATTTAAACACTTGTTTATTTACGCATTTAAAATGCAGACTTCAGTTATAACTATCTTACTGTTTTGATATCAATACAAGCAAAGCCACCCATTATAAATCAACAAGATACTACAGATTTCCAGTCTTAGGCCCTAAGGCACGTTAAGCCATCGACTCATATTCTTATGGGGGCGTGTTAAAGATGACAAAACATGAGTTAGTAATGGTTTAAGCTGTAAAATGATGGATTTTAGGCAGCAAAAATTGGCTCATAGATTAATTCTATGAGCAGAGATGATTTTAGGAATGGCTTAGCTTGCCTTAAGGTACTGGCAACAATGCGCAAAGTGCCTTCGTCGCTTTTCTAAATGTTCACAGTAGTGAGTTAACTCCTGTAGAGTGCCTACAGGGCCATGGAATAACTTACCAAATTCAGAGGTAATTTTTATCCAGTTATCGCTATGGATATTGAGTCTATTCAGTATCTTTTCCGCATTAGCGGAGATTACACCTCGTTTGTCATCACGAATGATTCGGCCAGTTTCATCAACAAGCGTTAAGTAATCTTGAAGCGAAAAATTGATGCCTTTTGGTTGATACTTTTTCTCGTTACCGATAAAAGGCAATAGCTTGGATGGTTGCTTACCTTTGAGCGCTGCGTTCACTCTCAGTTGCAAGCTGGTATAGTCAGATTTTTCAGGCGTTTTTGCCATCTTGGCTCGAATAGGATTAAGCTCCACATATGCCATACAGGCAAGCACTGCGGCTTCATCAAGTAACGCTTGGCTTTTGAACCGCCCTTCCCAGAAGTGTCCTGTACAGTCATCTTCAAAATTGGCTTGTCGTGCAATTGGTTCATTAAGGCAACGCATAAACCAACTGATATCACTTAGGCGTGAACGATAAGTCGCAATCAAGTGTTTCAGTGTTGCTACCATGCACTCTTCAATCACGTCACCGTTGACAAATTTCTTTGTTAAATCAGTACCGTTAAACAGCTTATGCCACTGCTCAACGATCTCTCTATCTGACCAGCTATTCACTGTTTCTAAGTCAACATAAAGCACGACATGCAGATGATTACTCATCACTGCAAATGCAGCCACATCAATCGCAAACACCTCTGTTAACTTCAGTATTTGTGCTTCTACCCAGGCACGGCGATGGTCATAGTTCTTGCCAGTGTATTTATCATAACCGCACAGGTAGGCGTGGCGAACGACACGACTACAGCAATGATAGTAAGGCGTATCTTCTAGGCTTATTAACGTACTTCTTGCGCGGGGCATAACAACCTCCTACTTCAGCATTCACTATAGCTTAGCCGTAGGAAGCAAACCTTGTCATTTATTATGGGTGTCATTCCTTGAAGATATTATGGGTGTCATTCCTTGAAGATAAGCTAGCTCAAACTCTAAACTCTAAACTCTAAACTCTAAACTCTAAATCCTAAACTCTAAATCCTAAACTCTAAATCCTAAATCCTAAATCCTAAATCCTAAATCCTAAATCCTAAATCCTAAATCCTAAATCACAGGCAAAAAAAAACCAGCTCAAAGAGAGCTGGTAAGACATTTCAAGTGTTCCATAAGGAAATCGGTTAGCGCGCCAGCGTTAATCAATGGCATATCGACAGTGTCAATATACAACTTGAGTCTAAACACACCCAAAGGGTGTTATAAGGTTGATGGATGATGAAACTACTTTAAAGGAGGGTTAGCCCTTAAAAGTCATGGCGTATAAACCGCCACGCAAAACATCAGTATTAAACCAAGTGTTTTGCCAGTAAATCGTAGTTTGTCCTGTATAAGACATAGTCAGTACTCCTAACAAAGTTGTAAATAGAATCTCAAATTATTAGCAAATGGGGTTGAGCCAAACTAATTTCATGAGTCAACTTGTCGCTCGATTCCTTGGAGAATTATCCTTCCTGGATAGACTTTAAAACTGCAAAGCATCTGCTTAACCAGTGAGAGTAATTATATGCTTCTGTAATTTTATTACAAGTGTTTGCATCAAAAAATACTCAAACAGTGCGTATAAGGTAATTCAACTACAAGGTAAGGTGATATTGATCACGGAAGCAAGGCCGTAAACGCTCTATTTCACAATAAGACACCTAATAAGATCAAAAAAACTACATTTTAAGCCTAGGCACAATGGTAATAAACAAACTAAAAAATGCTTATAGCGATCAGTAGAGGAAGTTAATCCCCTCGGCGCGTTTTTGGCAAACTTGTTCATAGCGAAGAATAGAAGAATAGAAGAATAGAAGAATAGAAGAAATGATAACCCCCTGCGGGCTGTTCAACACCGAAGTAAAATTTAGATAAAAAAAAGCCCACTCAATGAGTGGGCAAGACATTTCAAGTGTTCCTAGCGGAAATTGGTTAGCGCGCTAGCGTTAATCAATGGCAAACAGCGAAAGTATACTAACTTGGGCTATCTGCGACTTGGTCTTAAGTATCTAAAAGATACAATAAAGGTTGATGGAAACTGATGCGACTTTATAAAAGGAGGGTTAGCCCTTAAAAGTCATGGCGTATAAACCGCCACGCAAAATTTCTGTGTTTAACCAAAAGCTCTGCGAATAAATAGTGTGACTAAAATACATAATTAATACTCCAAACAAAGTTGAATTCCTAATACTCTACTTTCGTAAAAGCCGTTCGCTGGCTTGTAGAGTCAACTTGTCGCTCGATTCCTTGGAGAATTATCCATCCTGGATAGACTAAGTGTCGCTAAGCACCATTGCTTACCCGACGAAAGCAA comes from the Shewanella halifaxensis HAW-EB4 genome and includes:
- a CDS encoding glutamate-5-semialdehyde dehydrogenase, which codes for MNNDEYLTALGQNAKQASYALATLSGQQKSALLRCIADKLTAAKADIVSANQQDVADAKANGLSDAMIDRLLLDETRLMGVISDIDNVIGLTDPVGSEIDSRLLDNGLRLSRRRVPLGVIGVIYEARPNVTVDIAVLALKTGNAVILRGGKETLASNKALCTVIRSAMVSQGLSEDCVQLIDNPDRSLVSGLLKLDKYVDMIVPRGGQNLQRLCAEQATIPVILGGIGICHIYVDAEANLEKAVSVIENAKVQRPTVCNALDTVLIHQSHAKQFIPVLAKHLSGLGVNFYGCDQTQAILTAEGLDVSAATDESFATEWLSLTLGIRVVADLDGAVEHIRQFSSGHSESILTDNIHTASDFMNAIDSAAVYVNASTRFTDGGEFGLGAEVAVSTQKLHARGPMGLEALTTYKWLAWGDYTIRG
- the proB gene encoding glutamate 5-kinase: MNLSEISYRRVVVKLGTSVLTSGSLKLDKAHMVELARQMACLMKAGVEVVLCTSGAIAAGKEHLGYPQLPDTIASKQLLAAVGQSQLILAWSQLFSIYGLHVGQLLLTRADLHDRERYLNARDSLNALLNNGIIPIINENDAVATAEIKVGDNDNLSARAALLCDADLLILLTDQKGLFDADPRKNPDAKLITEVQNIDDSLRMLAGGAVSGLGTGGMATKLEAADIARRAGVEVVIASGHHKDVIQNVVCAKPVGTHFTALEHPLESRKQWILAGPKARGQVVLDTGAITAVTQKGRSLLSKGIIEVNGLFQRGDTIELVDTKGKVYAKGMSRYGSLDVSKIAGKHSDNIEEILGYDYGDAVVHRNDMVVL
- a CDS encoding NCS2 family permease; protein product: MLEKLFKLKQNQTTLKQEVVAGLTTFLTMAYIIFVNPMMLADAGMDHGAVFVATCLAAAIGCLVMGLVANYPIALAPGMGLNAFFTYTVVGEMGYSWETALGAVFLSGICFLVLSLVRIREWIVNSIPMSLRIGIAAGIGLFLALIGLKSAGIVVASPATLVTMGDITAFPAVMAVLGFFLIIAMVHRGMKSAVIVSILAVTALGLLFGDVQYQGVVSMPPSIAPTFMKMDLSGVLEISMLSVVFAFLFVDLFDTSGTLVAVAQRGGFLDDKGRLPRLNRALTADSTATIAGAMLGTSTTTSYIESTAGVSAGGRTGLTAVVVGLLFLGSLFISPLAAMVPAYATAGTLFYVAILMMSGLVHVEWEDITEAAPVVVVCILMPLTFSIATGIAMGFISYAVIKLMSGRYKDLSFGVVILAALFIAKFIYG
- a CDS encoding pentapeptide repeat-containing protein, with product MQTINDYRSNFNVLLALTFSLTFVTACESDDNDTQIQSDLLTEKDFANNSRLRANPEQGTVALFLEPPSATVEGDSNGESGSDIIPYQYSRPLKHTFCYEDGNSNSNHSMVLNNSSGDEVLSVTANDECASAVIPAGEYQLVLTHGQHVDSTDTTFLVTTPDSGSQLEANSVNYSIVSKLLSTIGNILISPAYADTADDNVTTLISTNACKNCDLSGADLDNATLTFADLSGADLSDAILTNVDLFESTLTGTNFSGADMSNGDFRGSEMTYADLSNANLSGASFSSAQLSPADLDKATVTDTDFDNANLVGATWVDGGICDITSVGFCNSTAVAESDPCDSVKQDVTDDGNTVYKCLLPAVDKEVCTTESGGLDGGTSITSCEAKDTSELVMSVNLVDIFSQVSSSFDATLDNDTPMAILAWGGEGGIGSSGGLWTSGGDGGKSGFASTVTTLSHFLDDYGQTSFNFFIGEKGTLSNIDGDGGSSTLVMIAESSPASLEDDIILIAGGGGGGDSSGWLNDGTDGGAGGVAASSIIGQGTIGVGQAIIGVADGGSTDEWGNGGSGANDGKNGIGGQGGQAFLGLNSEWVNGDPGVGSDGRGGNADDSFSASGGGGGGGGYGGGGAGDDGAGAGGGSWSVIPATTCNSAPTQDTALSNPSSSADDFGSKDGAVEVWIFPKGC